The sequence TGTACACCCCATGCAAAAATTAGTGTGCAGCAGCTGTTGCACCTGATATTGATCATCAAAATGATATAGACTACATCttgagtacatgacaataaacttgaCCCATATCTATTATACTcacaaaatatttgttttacTATTTAGGAGCTTGTAAGAGGCTATGAGAACATTATATTGTTTAAGAAAGATAACTatgttgaaaatgaatgaaCGTTTAGCTTCACACTCCATCAGCTTTTACATCAGAAAAGAGAGCCATTGTCAATGCAACAGTacattagcctggctagcgccaccacttctcaatgagacgtggtctgggaaccaaacgttaattttctcgtatttgaaaaaaaaaatgcccagatccgtttattgggtgccacggatgtctatcaaatgcgtctgtgcatagctcatcattgtcttgctttcccccttgttctgtgattggtcccctatctcaggcgaaaatttgctccatggtctccaggctgccttagcagcgtgaatcaaatcgcgcgcaaggcagcatgggaacacccaggctaacagTACATAACCTTGAAAGATTGCAACCTACCAtagacagtctgttacattacACGTGATGACTGTTATTTGTCATTATTTTGGAGCTTTCACCTGAATATCCTTAATTTCCCAGGTCAAGGTGCGACTTCtactgaataataataaagtgTAGACTAACAAATTCAGCTACAGGATATAATCATAAGAACAAACAGAAGCCTAAACATGAGGAGCATGTTTGTAGCCTatcttattaaaaaaaaaaaaaaggctaatTCAATGACCTAACATTCAGCTTAACATATTGCAGTGGTCTATTTAATATTGTACTGCAGACCAtggtaaataaatagcctaacaGACCATCTTCTGTTGGCAAATAGCCTACCCAAATTATTTGCTGAGCGGACAGTGACATGATAGGCTAGTCATTTTAATTAGGCCTACCCAAAACAAATATTGTTTGGAACACATGTCTTTCCGAGAAGATATGCCCAAAATGTATTCGGGATGGGATCCCTCCCACTAGCATACTCTGCGGTTTACTCAGCTGACCGATGTGGGGGTGATTTGACTCACACATTCCCGTAAAACAGGAACACGACGTTGATCAAGGCGGTCCAGGGCATTCTTCCCAAACGAAAACGAATACCACACCAGCTACATGAAAAACGGCTATCGTCTTTAAACAGACGTCGAGTAATGTTGGCCAACCATATCTCGTAGTCTACACATCTGAAAACAACGGTTTAATGTGATCAGAAAAAAAGAGTAAGGAAGGAGGAAGCGACGTAAGTTCGGCTGAAACTTTTCTTCAAGCATGACATCTGATCATGGCAAAGTGTTTACGATTGATTCTTCTCTCTATCATCCAACTCGAAAGCAAACATTGTTAAAGCGACTACCACTCTGCATTCTACACGTGCTTTGATAACGCTCAAGCGCACGTTGTGCGATTCTTTTTAATAACCTATAATTCACCCATGCACCTGAATGTATACTACCTCTATCTCTgtctttgtaagtgtgtgtttacattttgtcttttgagAGTATAGTATAGCGCTTGAAGGCTAAAATATAAGAGCTTTTTAGTTATGTTTGTCTTGTCTCTGAAGAATCCGTGCTTATAAGAGTATTCGTTTTTATAAGGCTGTGTGAATGTTTATTGGATTTCAGTAGCACAAGAGGTTGATAACTAggccttttgttttttttgtcttgttttggCAGGGTGTTTACCCTTCACATTATTATAACTATTACACTATTTAAGCCTCAATGAAAGTTGCCAGCTGTTATTCTTGCACTCCTTTGAGGTGAGGTAAACataagaaataaataaaggagTGTGAGCTCTTGTCAAGGGCTTCCTGACTTGGCATTGTTGTGAAATGGAGGAGACATCTGCCTCAATTCCCGGACTGGAGATAAAATTAGGCGCCCTGTTTGTGCTGCTCTCAGCAACACTCCTCTTCGGCTTGGCCCCTTTGTGCATCATACGGGGCACAGGACGCTGGAGCACAAACCCAGGTAATGGCAGTGGCCAAAATAACCATGaatgggaaaatacaaattgtAATCATAATTTAGCAGTCCCTAATAAACATTTGGTGTTGTTCTGTTCCACAGAAATCCGACACAAAGTGTTGAGCTATGTAAGCTGCTTTGCTGGTGGAGTGTTTTTGGCCACCTGTTTATTGGACCTCATCCCTGACTATCTGGCAGAGATAAACCGGGCATTCCAAAATGTTGGCATTACGGTAAAGAATATATAATTTCAATATCGTTGCACAATACAAATCAGAATATAGTTCTCAGATGAGTTGATGACTTCATAAGTACAATTAATCACTTTGATTGACATTTCATAAATTAATACAATAATAAATTACTTATGGGCAATGTCATAAAGACACCTTATTTGCACCATTAAATTTATAATGGGTCCAATGTTCATGTACCTATTTGTGAAAAGGGGAAGTGAGCTGTAaaatttcacttttttccctttgtcTTATCTCTCAGCTGCATTTCCCTCTCCCTGAGTTCATCATGGCCATGGGGTTCTTTATGGTCTTGGTAATGGAGCAGATTGTCTTAGCCCTCAGAGATGAGTCTGGGAACATCTCAGAAGAGAGACAAGCGCTGTTGGTTGGGTCTGGCATTCAAGCACATGACAAAGACCacccgagacacacacaccaagtggcTTCATCCAGCCACGCACGGACAGAACTCAGCAGGCGAGGCTCCGGCACAGATGGTGTCCATCTCCATGTTGATTTTAACTCGCACTCTGCCATCCGCGCCTTCATCCTGgtattctccctctcccttcactCTGTGTTTGAAGGCCTGGCAGTAGGACTACAACAAGACTCGCAGCAGGTCCTGGAAATCTGCCTGGCCTTGCTAATCCACAAGAGTATCATCGCCTTCAGCCTTTCCCTAAAGCTGGCTCAGAGTCGGCTAAAACGGGCTGCAGTTGTAGGGagtctcctgctcttctccatCATGTCCCCACTGGGCATGGCATTGGGCATCGGCCTGACGGAGATGAAGTCTACGCCACAGCACCAACTGGCTCGGTCCACCCTGGAAGGCCTGGCTTCTGGAACCTTCATCTACATCACCTTCATGGAGATCCTGCCACATGAGCTCGGCTCTCCCAAGGATCGCATCCCAAAGGTGGCACTGTTGCTCACTGGTTTTGCTGTCGTGACTGGAGTGCTGTTTATCAAACTGTAAAGGGCAGAATAGCATTTGACAACTCTTgtgaactgtttttttttgtatggaGAAGAAATGATCTATAATGATTTATAATTGAGATAATGCAATCCTTTAGTGGAGCCTGCACACCTTGGTCTACTGCAGATTAGGCTGAGATGTAATTAgatgtgtttttgtcttttcagCTTGTCAGACATATCGGCTCTAATGTTTGTGAAAAGCGACAgaggagaaatactattttgtaatgcATATTAATTGTTAAAATGGTGGTTTTCAGTTAGCTGGATGTGGACTGTCCTTGCCCAAGTGTTTTCTTTAATAACAGCTATTGTTAACTATTATATGACACACTTAACATGTAATGCTCTGCCCTTTAACATGCTCTTTAATTTAACCATAAAACATATAATGTTTGATTTGACTCAATCATACATGATTAGTGGATTGCCATTTGGCCACTAAGTGGCTTTTctcagatgtggtaaaataaaaaaagtaaataaaaaaatcaaacgggtcatctcactcactcactcactctcaatcACCTTATGTGAATATTTGAATTAAAATTTGAATTAAATTTACAATATTAAAATCTGTTCTTCCAGGATTGTGTAAAATAAgtaaataggctacaatacacaTTTCACTTAGTATACTGAGAAATAATCATCTCTCACTGATAGATAGCAGTTaggttttaaaaaatattttaaacaaaGTAAATGAGGTGTGTACGGAGCTCCTGAAGGACCGTGGTGGGAATTATCTTTTAAGAGGTGGGAATCTATTTTTAAAGCCCCTTTTGCATTCGCAATATTTTTAACTTTGTGTGGGAATGCAAAAGTTATTGGAAGGGAATGCAAAAGGGGCTCTGAAAAGTAAATTCCCACCTCTAAAAAGATAATTCCCACCATGGTCCTTCAGGAGCTCTGTAGGTGTGAGACCCTTTCGAAAGAATACATATATTTAACACACTTCTTCTGTCATATTTAAATAAAGAATAGTGATCTGCAGCTGTGGACATTCTGTGGGGTTGTGTAAGCGTGTGAAATGAGACCTGAATTACAATAGTAGTGGTATAGTAGGACAAATGCTTACCAAGGCCTGCAGATAAAAAGTAGGCCTCTGGTTGAATAATGATTATTATTACAATTGCGTTTCCAAACACTGGTATTATGCCTCCACAAAACAAAGGAAGAAGGCTTAAATATTGTGCACACATGTTGATGAAATACGCAAGAAACTGATAACATGATcctacatagcctacatagcatagaCAAAGTGTGAAGAAGTAGACCTAGACCTAGTATTGTTTCGGAATTAAACTTAAACTGACATCATaattcagtaggcctattagaTAGACTATAGAGACAGACAAGAATGAGATGGTGAAAATAATTTGCTGGCAACACGCTCAGTAAAGAAAGCCAAAAACTACATGTCCCATAAGGCCGTGTTGGCAACTGTCGAGATGGCTCtattttctcctcccctcttgcCCTCTCCACAAGTCAGATCATCTCGGTCTGCGGGGAAGTCACAGAGTTGTAGAAGATGTCCGCTGCGAGTGCAAGCGGCTGCGGACCCGGACCAGGACCGAATACAGGTCCTGGATCCGGGGTGTCAAACCCACGAAAGTTTAGCGAGAAAATAGCCCTGCACACTCAGCGTCAGGCCGAAGAGACTGCTGCGTTTCAGGAGGTCATGATGGACATTACTTCAACTCGGGTAAGTAGTGGAGGGAACCGGGGACGAGCTGGAGGTAAGACAGGCCTCCCTGGGTATTCGGTGGAAAGCTTGCTAGCTAGCGGTAGACCTCAAACACAAGAAATAGCTTCCTAACCACTGGACGTAGTAGATACGTAGAAAAAGTGTCAATTGGCCATCATCGGTCATTTTCGCATGTTGAAAGAACTTGTGAAATTTTGACAGGTCGCTGTAGCAAGTCCTACCACGCAATGTAGTGGTACAACACTTTGCATGGCGTTGTCGCTAACGTTAGCGAAGAAACGCGTCTAGCATTAGCTATCAACAAGCGTCCAGTTGCTTATTTTATTTTGACGGATGAGGAATGAGTACTTGTTAGCGAggctaactaactaactagctagctagcgtaGGCTACTCTAACCAAGTCGTATTACAACTTCTTGTATTTTGCTTAAGAATGTAACTGCTCTCATTGTCTTTAATGTTAAACTTTCTTAACCTACAttataattaaataaatgtacTGTTACCTGTTAGTCTGCAAGATTACTTTTATCGCTTGTAGCTTTCTGAACGTTTGCTAGCTAACGTTATGCTACGGATATATTCAACAAGCTAATTTCTTGAAACGTACAGTTGTTATGTTTACTGTCTTCTTATTTAGGAAACAGTGGCGcgattttttttcacacatcTTGTGCGTTTTGTCGGTTATTTAACTTGTTCATAATCATGCAAAGCATTGTGTCACTTATAAGTAAGAAACCGTAACTGGTTACGGGTTGTTGGCTAAATCAGTGGCACATCACTTACTTGTCGCTCTGATTTGGGAAGCTGAAGCAAGCAACCTGTGTCAGTTTCAATAACATTGTCATCTCAGGATTCTAAACTCAAGCTCAAACCTGGCTTTGGGCATGCTCAGGCttcatgttttttgtttgtttgtttgtttaattaatTTATGGTGTCTGCAGATGTATATGAACATGCATACATATCACTCAAATGACAGATCTTTTAAACGAGATTTTCGTTCCCGAGCCAGGCTGAATTTAAAATGATCTTAGAGACAGCCATCACTGCCTCTGAGATGTAACAACGTTGCGATCGAACTTGACACGTTGGGTTGTGAGACCAGATGGTCTATCATTCGTCCGCACGTACGTCCTGTTTCCATCTGCGAAGTGTCTAATATgacattatttaacatcttaTTTGCTGCATCTACTGGTCTAATCAAAATAATGCTATACATtataacaacataataataacatatatatatgtttttgtaGAATTAGTCTATGTTTAGTGTTATTTAGAGCGATTTATTGATtatttattgaaataaaatGACTCTGGTGTAAGAATAAGATGTGAGAAGTAACTTACAAGGAGCATGGCCAAGGTTTTCTGCAAGGTTATTGTTGTGTATTGGTGCCTTCCACAGTATTTTCTCTAGAGCATGGACACATGGTTAATTCTAAATGAAATAATTTTAGTGTCACTACAAGGATTTCTAAGACCTGTGTTTGAATGTGGTTTAAATGAGTAGCCAAGGCCTAGGTCTGCTGAGGTCCATACATAAACACAGTTTACTATATGCTCTGGCTAGACTCTCCTTGTCTTATCCTTGCGCCTGTGCACTCTCTCAGCGCCCATAAaattacatacacccacacagtcCCTGAGCTTAAGACTTTCTTTATTGCTGTTTTGAAGAGGGATTCTCTTCTTCTTGGTTTGACATGGACAGTCTGTCAGACCTCTTGCTGCAGCAAGCTCGGACTGGGGATTTAACACCCATATCCAGGATGCTGATGCAGCCATGCTCAAGTGAAAACAGTTGTCACCTCACAGATTCTCAAAGTGATGTGAGGAAACATAGGTGGTGGGTAAGAATGTCTTATGACAAGCAGGACCCtgagaaaaggtgtgtgtgtgtgtgtgtgtgtttcaaggcAGTAGAGGATTTGATATTTAGAGCTGTGGTTTTCTTTTTAACTGTAATGGAAAGAACTGTAGTTAACAGCATCATTAGCCTGAACTAAATTGTCATGATGTCGGCTTTGATCCATCAGGGGCAATAATTCTAATGTAAACAACTCATGCATATTACATAATATTTACAGTATTTAATGGTTTTATTGGAACAGACGTAGTTGTTGTTGCTTGTTTGCGGTACGATTTTTTACTTCACTATCTCTATGGTATATCAGTAATATTTAAAAAGAATTCATTGGGTTGTGTTCAATTTGTCCTTGGGTAACTTATTGTGCAGTGTCTCACAGATGTCATAGTTTACTACTGTAGTGACCACCACAGCACCTGATTCAAGCCTAATATACCTGTCAGTGCTGCACTGAAAGTAAAATGCTAGAATGGATTGTGGTGGAGAGAAATCTTGGTTTGTGTTAAATCCGGATGTttttcctcctccctctgctAATATAATTAAATCAGATGGAATAAATCATTCCATTGAAAGGCTGCTCTTTCCCAGAAGTCTTCTCGACTTAGGCTCTGCAAGCCCCTCCGTGAAGGTTGATCTAAATTAATTTGATATCACAGGCATTTCTGTATGTCTTGTCCTTGCACTCACATTCCTCCTTCTTTTCCTCCACCTCATCCATTGTCATGTATGGGTCCCTGCACCATTGCCGTGTCCTCGTGTTCCCCTTGCATTTTGATGTATAGTCCAAATGTTGTTCCAGTGTCACTTCAGCCAGCAACACAAAGCAGTATGCTGTCACTGTTATTCCTGTCTTTTTGTCCTTGCTCATGctcttccactctctttctcttttctctctgtttcttccaGCCCTTTCGCTTTGATTTGGAATGCGAAATGCCATTGGTCTAGGGAAACGTTAAACAATGGTTTGCTTGTGATAATGCCGGAAGGCCATAGGCCCTACACTAAGAAATACCAACACCCATCATTATGGAGGCTTGATTTAAATGGCCTATAGAAGGACAGCTGCTTCAGGGATGCATGATTGAGCGATTTCTTCTTTTGACAAAGAAATTCAAAAAGAAATGCCTCCATGCCTGGGTGACCTTCACCCTCTCCGTCCCGCTTTAGACTTGGGCACTGGCCATTTCCCTGCCATGTGTTGCTGAAATTAGGCGTATTTTCTGTGTAATTTTTTGCCGCGAGTGAGGCGCTTGAGTTAATGTGGACAGACGACTCTTCACGCCAGTGGCGCTTGCATTTTAGCCAACTAACCTGTAGATAAACATAATGAGAAATGTTGATTACTTGAGGGACTTCCCACCACTCAAAATGTCTCTTCCTATCTTCTTAATATCCCCTGTGTtgaaacagtattttttttgttgtcctCCTCATTTAGGCTAAGTTTCAGTGAAAACCATGTCACATTTTTTAGTGCATTGTTGTAGATGTTTATCAGCAGCACTGGTTACTAACAGAGAAAATCCAGCCAGAGAAACAATAACATTACACTGCCTGCAATGCAGTATGGAAACCTCTGCATACCATCCCTCTAATACTTGGCAGAGTGGATGATTATAAACATAGCTTAATTATTTATGCCAAAACTATTTGATCAAAGTTATGCTTATTTATTATAAGTTATGGTTAGACTCCTACTTATGCAATGAAATTATTCATTGCATAATATGGCCGTACCTCACTGATGCACTGAATTGTCTGTGCGGGAGCTATGTGAATGTGCTGGTCTGCTGATGAGTAAGCTATTTGCAATGAGGTGTATAGCCTGGTGGGTACTTATTTGCTAGATCTGTGCCTCCTCCCCTCATAGCTGTTGAGATGATGCGATTGTTGTACTGCAGAGTATTGCAGACAGCAATCCACTACCAGCATTATTGACTTCCAGTCATAACATTGTGATGAAATTTTGACTGACAACATCCATGTATGATTCTTTAATATTGATAGTCTTGGGTTCTGTGGTGAAAAGCATACCTTTGTGTTGTGGTAGCAGGAGCAGGCCACAATTTCAGTGAGCAGAGTGACCCACTGTGATTGACTGATTGCCACCACATTGCCCTGTGTGACTTCAGGCTGGTAGCAGATGGCCCTTAGTAACCTATGGCCTTATGGCATGGCTGAAGCATTCTGTATTCTAGTGTATTAGTATCATAACTAAAGTAACTGAATGACTTATGTCTGGCTTCAGTGTACtcctttttttgtttggttgttgTGATGTGTCAGACATGTTTCATGTGGGTTGACTAATTTTAGAGCATGTGTTAGAGAGTGtgcacatgtaggcctatgtgttgaGTGCAGAATTCTGAAACCAGAGTAACTAGTAGCTGTCTGTGGTGACTCATGTTGGggtgttgtctgtctgtctgctctccAGATTCAGGCTCAGAAGGTGCGCCTTGCCAGAACTCAGGGACCATACTACGGGGGCTCCCTGCCAAACGTCAACCAGATCGGAAGAAACGCGGCCGATTTCCAGGTGAgacgctgtgtttgtgtgcgctgATCTTGGAATGTGGTGCGAagagtataaaaaaaaaaaaaccggaGCTGAGTAAAGTATACACCTGAGCTTGCTTTGTTTTTAGTGTAAGCCTCAccttaaaagttttttgttgttgttgctcatGGTGTCTCTCTAATGAGTCCACACCCGTTATGATAGTTCCCTGCAGATCAGCTGCAAGTCAGACAACAACAGCTCATTATGGCTCATcacccctctcttcccctctgtctttctcacgctcggtctgtctctgtctctgtctctgtctctgtctctgtctctgtctctctttctcttttttcctgggTCTCTGTGCCTCTTTGggcccttctctcctcccttttatactcctctctctctttcccttttttccttatccctctccctttcaatctttctctctcttctctccctttctcccactCATCCACCTCcccctctttcactttctcttttttttttctccctcatctctttttctcttttccctctctttctcttttctttctttctttctctctctcattttccctctcctctttattttttctttctctctctgtcctgtcccgtccctccccctctctttctctctcagggcCCGTTCCATTCCAACCTGGACTCCAGCCGGTCCACTCGGCACCACGGCCTTGTGGAGAGGGTCCAGAGAGACAGACGCTTCATCTCCCCGAGCCGGCCCTACAGGAGACAAGTATCCTTTCCTTCCAGCCTGCTGCTCCCAGCACaacagagcacacacatgcccactccACTGCTCTTTGCCAGGGCGGCCATGTACTATGTGCTCTCAGAGAAATGGGATCATGGATTTGTGTTATTTGACAAAGAAAAAGGTGTGAGGAGGGCCATCGGCAGCACATTTTTGTAAATAGATAAATAGCTGAGTTGGAGACTGTATGATATGGAACTATGAATACATTTGTTCCGCCACCTTTTCCTGTGAGTTGAATCACTAAAGTAACCAACCATCTTTTCTCTTCAGTAGTAGTAGAAGGGAAAAGGCTAGTTTGTGCCATGTCTAATAGCACTGCTATTATCTTCTGATAACCACACTTAGGAAAGAAGCagggctgtgttgtgtgtttgtttgtttgttctaaTGAGGTGAGATGTCGCCCTTGACCGAGTGCTCTCAGGTGGATAACTCTCACTGCAGCTCCGCCTACCTGTCTCCGCCACCCGACCCCAGCTGGCGAAGGTAAGGTGCCCCCGTCGAGTGCGGTAGTGCGGgcggtcccccccccccccccccccccagggacAGCTCCCCGCTCGGCTCACTTTTAGCCATGTTATTTCGCTGGCTCTCCTGTCTCTGAGGCCTCACTCAGGCTCGCATTCGCTAAGCAATCTTGAGCGCTGTACGCTGCTGCGCACTAACCCAGTGGGACTAACACCACAGAGCTtgtcttcagcttctctctctctctcttttttgtttttctccccTTTCATAGCCCTGAGTTTCTTTGCAAAAAGACCCCTTTGGCAT is a genomic window of Alosa sapidissima isolate fAloSap1 chromosome 10, fAloSap1.pri, whole genome shotgun sequence containing:
- the LOC121721238 gene encoding zinc transporter ZIP1-like; its protein translation is MEETSASIPGLEIKLGALFVLLSATLLFGLAPLCIIRGTGRWSTNPEIRHKVLSYVSCFAGGVFLATCLLDLIPDYLAEINRAFQNVGITLHFPLPEFIMAMGFFMVLVMEQIVLALRDESGNISEERQALLVGSGIQAHDKDHPRHTHQVASSSHARTELSRRGSGTDGVHLHVDFNSHSAIRAFILVFSLSLHSVFEGLAVGLQQDSQQVLEICLALLIHKSIIAFSLSLKLAQSRLKRAAVVGSLLLFSIMSPLGMALGIGLTEMKSTPQHQLARSTLEGLASGTFIYITFMEILPHELGSPKDRIPKVALLLTGFAVVTGVLFIKL